The following are encoded in a window of Limibacter armeniacum genomic DNA:
- a CDS encoding alpha/beta fold hydrolase: MSHALLMKYTNDSSRFLTIEGNLIHYQIDGPEDGYPLVMLHGSFSSLHTFDSWTEILKDTFRIYRFDLPGLGLTGAIQSQDYSIKNLMRYLDIFLSRMNIHTCCLIGSSLGGWIAWEYALLCPSKVKQLVLISPAGFIDRESIPLPFRMARTPFIHHIIKYAINRSMLESFVKEVFYNQNKITNELVDRYFDLFSKEGSAEAFYIFVNQNFHENTRFLKNILCPTLIIWGKEDKWIPVKNAHKFHHLIPNNHLVIYDFAGHIPMEEIPEETAEDLLEFLSKHLSTKVRPTSKPKKVSSTFNQ; the protein is encoded by the coding sequence ATGAGCCATGCACTTTTAATGAAATACACCAATGATTCATCTCGGTTCTTAACAATCGAAGGAAACCTTATCCATTATCAGATAGATGGACCTGAAGACGGCTACCCGCTTGTCATGCTCCATGGCTCGTTTTCATCACTCCATACTTTTGACAGCTGGACTGAAATCCTGAAAGATACTTTCCGAATCTACAGGTTTGATCTTCCTGGGTTAGGGCTCACTGGGGCGATTCAGTCACAAGACTATAGCATCAAGAACCTGATGCGATATCTCGATATTTTTCTGAGTCGGATGAACATCCACACTTGCTGTTTGATTGGCAGCTCACTAGGAGGCTGGATTGCTTGGGAATATGCCTTGCTCTGCCCCTCCAAAGTCAAGCAATTAGTCCTGATAAGTCCTGCTGGGTTTATAGACAGAGAGAGTATTCCACTACCCTTCAGAATGGCCCGCACTCCTTTTATTCATCATATTATCAAATATGCCATCAATCGCTCCATGTTGGAATCTTTCGTAAAGGAAGTTTTCTATAACCAGAATAAGATAACCAATGAGCTTGTCGACCGCTACTTTGACCTTTTTTCAAAGGAAGGTTCCGCAGAAGCCTTTTATATCTTTGTAAACCAAAACTTCCACGAAAACACCCGTTTTCTGAAAAACATCTTATGCCCTACCTTGATTATTTGGGGAAAAGAAGACAAATGGATTCCTGTCAAAAATGCCCATAAATTTCATCACCTGATTCCTAACAACCATTTGGTCATCTACGATTTTGCTGGGCACATCCCTATGGAGGAGATTCCTGAAGAAACTGCCGAGGACTTGCTTGAGTTTCTCTCCAAACACCTTTCCACCAAGGTTCGTCCCACATCAAAGCCTAAGAAAGTCTCCAGCACATTCAACCAATAA
- a CDS encoding aldose epimerase family protein yields the protein MAQVSIKKEFWGKVDDHDVYLFTLENKQGTKAQFTNFGAHWISLFTADKNGQFTDVLVGKDSLEGLLKEHPFFGSIVGRYANRIANGKCQIDGKEYEFAINNGPNHLHGGIKGFDKYVWHAEALDDAVRFNMISPDGDEGYPGTLQVSVTYTLTEENEIKIDYHATTDKVTVINLTNHAYFNLKGDGTALNHLVELNASKYTPTGDTSIPTGELATVAGTPMDFTKSKPLGQEIDVDFQQLQFGHGYDHNYIIDKQPDELGFAAKVIEPESGRTLEVLTTEPGVQLYSANWIGGCEAKGGKILNDRDAFCLEAQKFPNSPNQPTFPSATLKPGETYRQTTIYKFGHQ from the coding sequence ATGGCACAGGTCTCAATTAAAAAAGAGTTTTGGGGAAAGGTAGATGACCATGACGTTTACCTATTCACCTTAGAAAACAAACAAGGCACTAAAGCGCAATTCACCAATTTCGGAGCCCACTGGATCAGTTTATTTACAGCAGACAAAAACGGACAATTCACAGATGTTTTAGTAGGGAAAGACTCTTTAGAGGGTTTACTGAAAGAACATCCTTTTTTTGGCTCAATTGTCGGGCGTTATGCCAATAGAATAGCCAATGGTAAGTGTCAGATCGATGGAAAAGAATATGAGTTTGCAATCAATAACGGACCTAATCATTTGCATGGAGGGATCAAGGGCTTTGATAAGTATGTATGGCATGCTGAAGCTTTGGATGATGCTGTTCGCTTTAATATGATCAGCCCAGATGGCGATGAGGGATATCCAGGAACACTACAGGTTTCTGTTACCTATACGCTGACAGAAGAAAATGAAATCAAGATTGATTATCATGCCACCACAGATAAGGTAACGGTTATCAACCTGACCAACCATGCTTACTTCAACTTAAAAGGAGATGGCACAGCCCTCAACCACCTAGTTGAGCTAAATGCCAGCAAATATACACCCACTGGCGACACCTCTATCCCAACAGGTGAACTGGCTACTGTGGCAGGTACACCAATGGACTTTACCAAAAGTAAACCTTTAGGACAAGAAATTGACGTTGACTTCCAACAACTCCAATTTGGACATGGCTATGACCATAACTATATCATAGACAAACAACCCGATGAATTGGGGTTTGCGGCAAAAGTAATTGAGCCAGAGTCAGGACGAACGCTAGAAGTACTGACCACAGAACCTGGTGTACAATTGTACTCTGCCAACTGGATCGGTGGGTGTGAAGCAAAAGGTGGCAAAATTTTGAATGATCGTGATGCCTTTTGTCTTGAGGCTCAAAAATTCCCAAATAGCCCCAACCAACCGACATTCCCTTCTGCTACCTTGAAGCCAGGTGAAACTTACCGCCAGACGACTATCTATAAATTCGGCCATCAATAG